Genomic DNA from Brienomyrus brachyistius isolate T26 chromosome 22, BBRACH_0.4, whole genome shotgun sequence:
AATTTCCTCTCTCCATGCTTTAAAGGGTACGGATCAAAAACCTGCAAAAGAACAGAAGCGTTTCCAGTCCAACACTTTGATGACAGCATTGAACAAGTCTCAAAAGGCACAACCTAACCCTCATAACTTAAATGCATTAGGAAATAGTGCCCAGGACAACCCTTCTGGCATTCAGAACAAGGGGCAAATAAAGTGTGTCTGTTGTCagaaaaatcactttatttacaaatgtgacaaatttGCAACAATGCCTCGAGATGAAAAGAAAAGGTTTGTCATTGACAACAAAATGTGCTTTGCTTGCCTCAGAGTTGGTCATGTCTCAAAAAACTGTAAGAAGAAGGCCACTTGCAATATTTGCCGGCAGTGCCATCCTACTCCACTTCACGAAGAACGTCCTCAAGGAAGAAAGCCAGAGGCATCAGAACAAGAGCAAGAAAATTCTGTTGCCTTGTGCAATGTAAAAGGCGATGCCTGTGATCGTACTTCAATGACTGTTCCTGTTTGGATCTCGTGTGTTGGAAAAAACTGTACAGAAACATTGGTGTATGCATTACTGGACACGCAAAGCAGTAATACCTTTATTGATCAAGAGGTTTGTCACAACATCCAAGCAGACACAGAGCCCATCGTATTGAAATTGTCGACAATGACTAACAGAGGTTCCAGAGTGAATTGTCAACGAGCAACTGGACTTAGAGTAAGAGGATACTATTCACAAGAATACATTGAATTGCCGCCTGCATATACCCGAGAGTACATCCCATTGGAACAAAACAGTATTCCCacctgtgaaacagcaaaaaggtGGAATCACTTACTCTGCATATCATCAGAGATACCAGATCTATTGAATTGTCCGGTAGGTCTTCTAATAGGCTATGACTGCAGCAGGGCTCTGAAACCAAGGCAGGTGATATCAGGGGAAGAGTTTGAACCATATGCAGTCAAGACTGATTTGGGCTGGAGTATAGTGGGATCCAAAACATCTCACAATAGCTCAAGGGATGTGACAGGGTTGTGCCACCGCATTTCTGTAAAGGAACTTCCATCTATTGCTCCTACCTCCATCATTAAggccttagaaatggattttttAGACACAACTTCCAGAGAAAAGACAGTATCTCAAGAAGACATGCAGTTTTTACACCTGCTGAGTGAGAAAATTCAACATAATAAAGAGGGACATCTGGAAATGCCTTTACCCTTTCGAGTGCGTCCACAGCTTCCAAATAATAGGCAGCTTGCTATGGTAAGACTAAAACATCTAAAAAGAAAGATGATGAAAAGTTCAAAGTACAAGGAGGATTACTTAAAATTTATGAATAGTATGTTTCATGATGGTGATGCTGAAGAGGTAGGTGATGCCCCAGAGGAGGCCATCACGTGGTACATTCCTCACCATGGAGTGTATCATCCTAGGAAGCCTGAAAAAATTAGAGTAGTATTTGATTGCTCTGCTAAATTTGAGGGCACCTCTTTAAATGAGCATCTACTCACAGGGCCAGATTTAAACAATGCTTTGACTGGAGTACTTTGTAGGTTTCGTGAGCACCAAATCGCAATTGTTTGCGATATTGAAAAAATGTTTCACCGCTTTCATGTCAGCCCACAAGACAGAGATTTCTTGAGGTTCCTGTGGTGGGAGAATGGGAACATTGAAGGAGAGCTTAAAGAGTACCGGATGCGAGTGCATATTTTCGGGGCAGCATCATCGCCAGGATGtgctaattttgctatgaaacatCTAGCCACTAAATATGAGAAAGAATACCCACTGGCAGCAAGTTTCATTCTGCAAAATTTCTATGTGGATGACGGTTTAATCAGCATTGATACAGCTGAGCAAGCCATCCAATTGGTCCATGATGTACAAAAGGTCTTTGTCAAAGGAAAATTACATCTACACAAATTTGTGTCCAATAGCAGAGAAGTCTTGGATTCTATTCCTGAGAGTGAACGTGCTAGCATAGTAAGGGATGTTGATTTGAATTACAATGAGCTTCCAATGCAGAGTGTATTGGGGGTAAAGTGGAACGTAGAAACGGACACATTCTCGTTCAATGTCGTTCTCAGTGGAAGGTCAGCCACTCGACGAGGAATCTTATCTGCAGTTGCAAGTATATTTGACCCATTGGGATTTTTATCTCCTTTTATATTGACTGGAAAGAGAATCCTTCAAGAAATGTGCAAACGTGGAGTGGGATGGGATGAACCTCTTCCACCTGAACTGAAGCCCAAATGGGAGAATTGGCTTCAAGACTTGGAAAATCTGCAGCAAATTCAAATACCAAGATGTGTCATTCCTAAGAACATTGGCATAATCCAAAAAATTGAACTGCATCATTTTTCAGATGCCAGTACTGAAGGCTATGGGCAATGCTCGTATATTAGAATTGTCACTGATGAGCAGGTTCATTGTGCACTGATCATGGGAAAGGCTAGGGTAGTACCCTCTAAGGTTGTCAGCATACCACGGCTTGAGCTCACTGCAGCTACAGTCTCTGCCGCAGTAAGTAGCATCCTCAGAGAAGAGCTAACTCTGAAAATAGATCAGGAATTCTTCTGGACAGATTCTAAAGTGGTGCTTGGATATATCAAGAATGAAGCCAAGCGCTTTCATGTATTTGTTGCCAATCGTGTCCAAAGAATAAGAGATTCTACAGACCCAGGTCAATGGTTCTATGTGGACACAAGTCAAAATCCTGCAGATCATGCATCTAGGGGTCTCACGGTGGCAGGTCTGCTAAACTCAATTTGGCTAACAGGACCTACATTCTTATGGGAACGAGAGCTAGCAATACGTGAGGCTTCCCCAGAGCTTCTTGTAGGAGACCCAGAGGTAAAGGTCCTGAAAACTGATGCCTTTATGAAGGACAGCTTCTTTGGAAGGCTTTCGAGAATTTCAGACTGGAACACAGCACTCAACGTCATAGCCCGCATCCAAAGATGGCCTAAGAAAGATAGGACAGGTCCTATCACTGTAGAGGAAAGAGAGAAGGCTGCTCATGCACTTATCAGAGCAACACAAAGGGAAAATTTTGAAGAAGTGTTCAAATTGTTTAGTCAAAGGTCTGCAAATTTGCCAAAGACTCACAAGCTATACCAACTAGATCCTATCATAGAAAATGGGTTGCTCAGGGTTGGAGGACGACtgagaaagtcttctgcatcGTTTGATTCTAAACACCCAATAATCCTTCCTAAGGAAGGCTTTGTCACCCAACTTATACTTGACAACTGTCATAAGAACACTCAGCATCAAGGCCGAGGTCAAACACTGAATCAACTCAGGGCCTGTGGATACTGGACAATAAGTGCGAGCAAAGTGGTTGCCAAGCACATCAAACATTGTGTCACATGCAGAAAGGCACGTGGTCAAACTGAAGAACAACGTATGGCAGACTTACCTGTGGACCGTGTTGAGCCATCACCCCCATTTACTTATACAGGAATGGACTGCTTTGGTCCATTCTATACAAAACAAGGCCGGAAAGAATTTAAGAGGTATGGGTTGCTGTTCACGTGTCTGAGTTTAAGAGCCATTCACTTAGAGATGTTAGAGGATCTCACAACTGATGCATTTCTGAATGCTCTAAGATGTTTCATTGCAATACGAGGAACAGTAAGACAGATTAGATCCGACCAAGGTACAAATTTTGTGGGGGCAAAAAATGAATTGGAAAGGGGTTTGATGGAATTGGACAAAGAAAGGATCTCTATATATCTTGCAAGAAAACAATGTGATTTCCTAATGAATGTTCCCGAGGCCAGTCATACAGGAGGTGTTTGGGAACGCCAGATAAGAACAGTCAGGAGTGTGATGATTACTGTTCTTGCGCAAGCTAAAGGAAGACTTGATGACACTTCATTGAGAACTTTCTTCTATGAGGCCATGGCTATTGTCAACAGCCGTCCACTCACAACGAACACACTCAACGATCCAAGAAGTATGGAACCACTGACACCAAACCATTTACTCACGATGAAGTCCTCTGTGCCCCTTCCCCCTCCAGGCACGTTTGTTAGAGAAGATTTGTATGCCAGGAAAAGGTGGCGAAGGGTGCAATACttatcagaacagttttggaGCAGATGGCGTAAGGAGTATCTGGCTAATATAAGCCTCCGACAACAATGGCATGTGCCCAGAAGGAATGTGCAAGTTGGAGATGTCGTGATTGTTAAGGAGGACAACATTCCCAGAAATGAGTGGAAGATAGCCAGAGTTGTTGAAGCAAGTGCAGATGATGATGGTTTAGTTCGAAAGGTTAAAGTTCAAATAGGACAAAGTAATTTAGGAAAGAAAGGTGAACGCTTGATACAACCGTCATTTCTTTCACGTCCAGTTCAAAAAATAGTGGTACTTGTAGAGAATAATTCTTAAATCCGCTTGGAAATCCTCCCAGAACCTGGTTAGCTTGTTATGTAACATAGTATGTATATGGGAGTTGAAAATTGTGAAAATTACAAGATTTATTTCATTTGTGTTGCTAATATAAATCTTTGTAATTTGGTGGCAGTGTAGCTGTCGCCAGGAAATTATTTGCTtatgtatttgtttaatgtttatttgtattttgtccAGCGactgtattttgtttatttttgttgcaAACATGTTATTGTTTGAAATATTATTTGTAAAAGGTTTAATTTAGAGTTTTCTGGTAACAGTGCCTCCTACTGTTCAGCGGAAAGAGCTACGTTTACGTGATCATGTGACCTAACGTaatgagcaataaaaaagacaaggCTAGCAAGTAGAACGAAAAGGAGCTAAGAAAAGAAACTCAAAAAAGACTGAAAGGAAGAGGTTATAATGTAGTAACGTCTCCTAATTCTGATCAGAAGGAGCACACGGTATGTTACTGTTTTGccttttcttgtttttgttatatgtatgttcGTGATTTGCGCTGTCTTGTAAACGCAGTAGACCGTTTGCTTAATGGCGAAAAGAGTTTTGTAAAAATTGAGTTAGTAATAGtaattttctttatttcagtttttcacGGTGTTTCACGGTATTTGAATTACCACGTCGATGgaagaaaaaattaaaattatcgTGCTGAACATCAGTTGATTCGTGATCTGATTTCTGACAGAAGAAAACATTAGGAGTAATTACAGTTAACAAACACAGGAACTAGAACATATCACCGAACACAGAGGCTAGCAACATTAGGAAAAGACTGCAAAAATAAGtacagacatccatccatcctttttccaaaccgtttatccttctgggtcgcagggggtctggagcctaacccggaagctacgagcacaaggcagggaacaacccaggacgggaggCCCAGCCCATCGCCGATAAGTACAGACAGAACAAAGTAAAACAAGGCGCAAGCAGGGTTAAGTTAAACAGGAACACAAAGACAAACCAGAATAGACACTAagaaataaacattataattacACAACAGGTGAACTCagaggctgtaccccagccgcCATGAGCCACATTCTCTACCCACTGGAAGCAGAGAAACACACTAGGGGCTGAAGGCTACAAGACAGAGAGGGGGGAAGCAGAATGACCAGTGATGTCTGCGGGCCACAAGACACATAGGACTGGGTCAAACGGAAAACAGCCCTGACAAGAAAAAGGGTAAAATAGATGCATAAATACTGTATATAAGTACTCAGGAGTGATGACATGAAGAATTATAGGGTCACAGCTGAGTGAAGTGCAGCGTGTCTGTTGTTAGCAGACCAGTTACTGTTGTTGTGGACTTGTTTTATTTCCTTGTATTTTTCTACGAATGCTGCTGTGCCAGTTTACAGCACTGATCTGTCTGACTGCTCGTGAAGCACGTTGGGAACAGCGGACACTGAGAAACAGGTCCTAAGTGCTATGGCTGTTGTATATTTTATGAGTTATTTTTTGAGGCCGAGTCGGGTACCAGTCTGCAGTTGCATGAAGGCCCCACCGTGATCAACACACAGCTTAGACGACACGTATGTGTCTCACACAGCACGGTTACCACAAGAAGGTCGGCCATCAGGTTTCCCCCGACTCTCTCGCCTGTCAGTCCAGCACCCTCCGTCTCATGTCAACAGCCTCGGGGTCTCACAGACCCCACATTTCACGACCACATACATGGAGCCAAATGCTGAAAGTAGGCTCTTTTGCACCCTGCCCACGTCTGCCGTGGCAGGTTGTCGGTCGACACGCCCCGCCGGCTCTGTTGAGGGAGGGAAAtaaataaaccccccccccaatcgagACGAATGTGAGGCTGCACCGCTTGACAAGTTATTTTGAATCTCCTGCATCGTCTCATGCATCTTCGGGTAGATCTGCAGCAATGTgtcgtgttttttttcctctctttctCCTAGATAACCTAAGGGGTGATACTGCGCAGATTAACGGAATGTGAAGAATCGACTCAGATCTGTCAGATCCCTCTGAGTGAGAGTGTTAAGTGACCCCCCTCAGGCAGGACACGTCTATGTGTCACACATTTCGGAGGGAAAACACGTTGGCTCAAATGCGATCGCAATAACTTACAGCTCATTGTCGGCAGACGTGTAGCGTTTTATGCCCTCTTCGGACAGATAACGTAGCTAATACTCCTATTCCGGTAGCTTCCGGCTCCCAAATGTGCTAGATATTAAGAGTgattgcatgtgtgcgtgaagtAAATGAAGCCTGTCTTACCCCCGCTGCAGTATACGAGGACACCCCCATCCATGGCTTTCTTACCTTTTGATCTCGTTCCTTCAAGATGCTGCAGAAATTAAACAGTCCTTATATTCTGAAAATGCAAGCACAGGAATACTAAACTGATGCTAGTACTTTCATAGCCATGTGACGCTGCACACAAACACCCCTACAGAGACTTTTATATTAAATCATGTTCGTATCGAGCTGTATTATTTTTCCTTGCGCCTCcttcagctgtttttattgATGGCGGCAGTTACCGGCGGCGTAACCCGGCAGCGTTTTCCGCATTTCCTGACTGTACGAGGAGCGGCTGCATCTTCCTCATGATGAGCCTCGTGCAGAGCGTGAAAGCCGCCGCGGACAGCTTCGCGCGCGGATCCGTTACCTCATTCCATCTCGTTTTCACGAGTGTATCCAGACGCCGAGTTAATAAACATATTGATGGATTGTCTGGATTGAATGGGTTGATATTTCTAACATACAGGCTAGAGAAAAACATTGGCAAGCCAAATGCACAGCTTTAACGTGCACTATTTGAGAGCCGAGTAGGTGGTTGTTCTTTCGCAGACTTTTCGCTAATTGCAGGGTGAACAGCCAAGATCCACCAAAATCGAAAATTAAACCTGAAAAACATGAAAGCAAAACTTTGCTAGAaatgccccccccttccctgtgTACTTAAGAGAAACCTATAGAAATATCTAgaatttttgtttcatttggaattttatTTAAGGTTTCTGTTAAACACGGGGTGTTACCCCTAGAGTGGAAATCTGAACCGACATCAGGCATGCACCCATTCGGCCCAAACAACTCGTCAAATAATTTCAGACTCCGGGAAGTCAAGCCGTCCTGCAGTCATCGGAGTGACGTGTTTTAATTATTGCCCAATTAACACTCTAGACACTGTGGGATGGTCGAATAATTACCCAATAATTACTCTGTAAAGGGAGAGTTGCTCCCCCAGGCTGGTCCTCGGCAGGACGTGATTATCATGAAGGGGGCTCGGGTGGATTTTGAGGAGAAATGTGGCGCGTGGTAGGTGCTGCTCTCACAAACCTGAGCAGAGCCCTCACAGCTGGTGAAGTATCCATCACCCTTTCCTATTGTCTCGGATATTGTCCGTTAAACCGCTAGCTACCTTTAATTGAATTTACCCGTAGGATAACAGTAATGAAAGGGGAAGCACAGGATggccataaaatataaaatattactacCTCCTTATAATTGGCCATACATTATTGAGCAGCTCAATTACACTTCCTTCAAAGTTCGTAGGGAAGCGATAATTTTGTGATTTAGTGACTGAGGTGTTGACCACCTCATCGACGGTCCCGGTGCCTTGGCTCAGATGAACCTGGGGCTGTTTTTTTGGCCCAATTGAGGGAGGAGTGAGGTGTAATATCGACAGGCCCATTTTAACTCCCAGAATGCCTTGCATGTCTACGGTTCAGGTTGTGATTGCTAAGCTGCCACGCGTGAGGAAGATCTGCATCGATATCGTCACCTCTGTAGCTTTAAGAAGTGTCCTCCCCTTTAATGGAAAAGCTGTGGCTAATCTGATGTATGTTTTCTGCGTCAGCAGAATCTGAGAGTCTCCAGCTGAAGGAAAGCTGCAGCCTTTCACTGTGTCCTGCGCATGCTGGTCATCTTTGCGCCTGTAATCAAAGCTCAAATCAGCATTTAAAGGGACATAGTCACAAATGCATGCCACTAATCAGTTAagcattaaaaaatatttaatcacTGGTAGACAAGTACCCCTCCCCTACGGCCAGTCAGTACAGTGTAATTGACATATATCTGTTCTTACaactagagaaaaaaaaatccaattgtTGTCAGTCAGAGGCAGTCTGTAGTACTGGGACAGTAACACTATGGGGCGCCAGGTTGACATTCTGTCAGAAAGAACCCCAAGGAGCTTCTCTAAGGGAAATTTAGGTGACATCAGCAGTTGTTCCTGACACTAACATTCTGTGGTAACTTTTTATGAGCTCTGCCACAAAAGCGAGCCACTTGATGTGCAGCTATCCCATAATGCCCTGGGAGTTAACACTTGGGTGAAACTGACAATGCCAGAGCTAAAAATTCCTGCAGCTCACTTTACCTCTGGACCTGAGCTGCCATTCTCAATTTAACAGagtctgggggtgggggaaggggggggggacgagagTGGAATAAGAAATAGCACAACACttaattatttttcctccaagaAGGAACAGCCGGATAATTAAGttagcatgttctgctaacccaCTTGCCTCCAGCCCACTTATAGAAAGTAAGACTAGCTGGTTGTTCCCAAGCTTGTGTATTAATGTATTTCCATTTGCAACATGGCCTACAttctttttccctttttcaAACAAATTGTTTTGGTGTCATGCTTCCGGTTCCTCGGTACGAACACCGTCGTCCACAAACGCCATGGCTTTACGTGCGCCTGCATGGTGCGGGGAGAGCAGGATGACGGAATGCAGAGGATGGTGATGATTTAAGAGGCTCACAGAATGCACCGGAAGCTGATTCTGCCCTCTGTGGAAAGTGTCAGGTGGTATTTATAGCACTAGCATCAGTTTAGCAAAAGTGCTGCATTATTTTGTGAAACAGGGAAGAGATGGAGTGCAATTCCTGGACCTAAaccctatagagctggtttgggatgagttgggTTGAAGACTAAGAGAAAAGTAGCCAACTTGTGCCCAGACGTTGTTTTGAGAGTATAATATTTGAGAaagaatggtgtatgagtgtgcccagcgatgggttggccccccatcgtgggttgttccctgcctcgtgcccattgcttccgggataggctccggaccccccgtgacccagtaggataagcggtttggaaaatggatggatggatggatatttgagAAAGTTTTGAGATGCTGAACACTGTTCTTGGTCATTGCAATATTTAATATGTGTTATTTCATTGCCTAAAGGCCTTTttctataaggtgaataacggAGACAAACGTATTAAAAGCGGGTGTCTCCAGGTTTTGATTGGCACCGTACGTTACTCTTCCACTGCGTTCATGGTTACCTTTTATTTATCTCTTATTCGTTTCCTCCTCCCCCCATTTTGAAATGCCCCGTGTTCCTTGGCTGTCCGATGAGAGGCTGATGAACGACGCCGGAGTCAGCGGGACGTGGAGTGCTGTGGGATCGGCCGTTAATCACACGGGCTGGTCCTGACGGGCTCAGGCAGAATGGGAGGGGGGCGTATGTGCGCAATGGGGAGAGCAGACAGTGACAGAGATAAATACAGGGTTCGCAGCCTGTGTCATTGTATCGATAACAAAGCTGGGGTGTGTCTACGTACATGGATATCCGCATTCACTGCGTGTGAGGCTCACATGGTTTTGGCCAGAAGGAGTCatagtggtaaaaaaaaatcatgactcTAAGGACTTTTGAGTAAAAGATCTGACCAATCAAATTGAAGCAAATGTATTTAAAGGAAAATTATTAGGAAATGTTTGAGTTTGGGGAGTTTTGCGTGTagatgccatccatccatccatccatccatccatccattttctgaaactgcttaatcccaactggggtcgcgggggaaaccggaggttATACTGGGAACAGTGGGcacaggcgggaaccaaccctggtcAGTCGCCAACACACCGCAAGGCGCACAAactcacacgcacatgcacactcacacaactacagggtcaATTTAGACTcgccagtcaacctatcctggacgcttttggaccgtgggaggaaaccggagcccctggcaAAAACCCATGTGAACACGGGGAGAGAGTGCGAAGCGTGTAGATGCATACCAGATAATCATGAGATATAGCTTACGCAAGCCAGAATGGATATGCATTTATGGAGTGGCATAAATTTACTTGTTGTTGATTAGTATAGTGTGCAGAGAACAGAGGTACGTACACGTCACGTGAGCCGTTTGGAGAAACATATATCTTTTAGAGATGATCTCAGCACAAAAAGCCCACTTCCGAAGGAGAGGAAAATAGAAAAGGCTGGACGTGGGTGAAATCAGAGATGTTGTCACGCAGGAAAACTGCTCCGCTCACCAGGAGCTCTCATGTTTCGGGATGCATGCGATGTAAGTAATGTGCTGTTTGAGGGCCTGAGAGGACAAGGGGCTCACAGAGGTTGATCGAATCAGGGAAACTGGCCACCTTGTTATGGAAGATGTGCACGGGTCaccagaaggtcattggttcaaatctcagAGTGGTTTCAtggttgggcccttgagctagGCCTTCAACCCAAACTGCTCCAGGGATTGTCCGACCCTGCTTTCAGTTGtgcgtcgctttggataaaagctccTATTAATAAATAATTGGAATAAAGCTATATTTTGTCCCCTCCTGTGTTAATCTGAAAGGAGACTAAATTTCTCCGTCTGTCAGGCTGTGTTTCCGGCCCACGCTGACCCCCGGCAGGCAAAACAGGTGGGAGTTTGCCATCACAGGATGGCTGGTACCTGCACCTCCTGCCATTCACTCCCAAACCAGCGACATTCAAAAGTCATGCACTCCCCGGGAAGAGCATCCGGTGTGGGTAGGTgctaccgggggggggggggggggggggactgtgacAGTACTGCCTTCTATGTTAGCCCTCATGGTTCATGTTATGACCGCAGCTGACACTGTATCTAATCACTGGCCTGCAGAGGAGGTGTCTACCGCCACTCAAACTATGCATTTGCATGGGGCTGTTGAGGTTTGGGGGGTCAAAAGTTACTTTTTGAGTGGGGATCCAGTAACAAAAGCCAGGCCTACGGGCCTGCGCACTGCAGTGTGGCAAAGAGTGTCGGTTAATAACCCACGTTATCGAAACACACCTTCACTGGGTTCTTCTGTACATTAACCCTCAGGCATCATTTGGTGGACGTTCATAAGCAGAAGACCTCTCTGTTATGGACATACTAAATTCACAACAGGTGCCAGCCTGCCCCCTTTCTCCCCCATCCCCATGGTACATCTTGTCATCACATGAAATGCGTGAATGCTGTTTTCTCGGAGGCTCCGCGTCCGCAAATACAAACCGTTTGGTGGAATTTTATGCAAATAGTGTAAATTCATATCTTGCGTATACATGCTTGATCTAGTAATGAAATTTGTATGGTGATGACCAGCGgtttttattttgctgcaattTAATAAGGTGTGATGCAGAGCGCTGGCCTGCACCCCCCCCTCGATTCAGACAAACGAGGGGCTTCTCCACTCGTCGGTGGCAGACAAATCACGCGGAAATCTGAACAAGCTAAACTAAGTTATATTCTGTGTGCATATTTGTTCAATTTATTCTCACGAAAGTTTCTTGGTTAAGTTTATGAGTGCATTGAGGGGGTGCTGAATCCCGCTCAGATGAAACGTGATTTGCAGCGCGGCATTTGTCAGATTTGAACGTTTCCGGTGACAGTGCGCTCGCACCGGCACGGAGCGCGGATGAATATTTAAACGGTGTTATTAAGGAGAAGAGTTATTCTGAATTAACCAGCATTCACTGGAAAAGCCGAGGGCGCTGTCACCGCCCTGTAGAAATACAGCGTTCTACTTTCACAGTCCCGGAAAAATCCAGCTGGCCAGGTGAGCGGGACCCGATGGTGCACTAGGTTCTGGATCTCATACCTCCAGGGCCAAGTCCACCAACTCGATCACGGCaaggtttacttcctggttcCATTTATCCACGATCCTACCACCTTATATGTAGAGTGCAGTGACCTGTAGGCATCACTAGGTGTCGATATTTGCATGAATCCAGGTAACTCGACAGGAAAGTTCTACAGATTTGCCAAGAATTTGTacaataatatttaaaatatataaattaggAAAAAGGAGCATTCAATATGGCTCCAACACGCAGTAAAACTAAATAGTTACAATGTTAATATGGCCATATTAAGGGTTAATTTAAGATCATGGCAAAATTTTTATCTCTGACAAATGAGCATCATTCATAACAGCTGCCCTGACTAACCACTCACTGTTTAGAATATGAACTGCTGTGCATCACACAAATGACTGTAATTATTAGAGCTATAAAAATGCCCTTTATTACCCACCACTGCTAGTGCTTTGAAAAAAGTTATCATCTCATGCGAACGTCATGCAGTGTTTTGTATGCTGTTTATACAGTCGCATTTTGTGTGCAAACAAAAATCCCATTGCAACCCACTAGCACCCTCCAGTGGTGAGTTATgtgtaaagatttttttttctgataacCGTATTGACTTTTGCGCTTCTTACTGAGAATATTGTTGTACTTTACAGAGTCATTTTCCCCAGCTCTGACTGCTCCAATTCTTTTGTGCAAACTCACTGTACTATATACTGCACTTATTAGTTGAACTGCATATAAATCCTCGGAATACCATGGCCGCTGATGCTTATCTGTAAAGAAACATATTTCTTCTCGGTTGTCCTGGCTTCTCAGCAGGTTAAGAGGTGAGCAGTACTGCTACGAAATACCCAGCCTTCTGCAACAATGTCATTACAGACAACAGTACAGACAACAGAAAGAAGTCGATGTCTTGGGACTGGTTATTTTAATGGcatccaataaaaaaaaaatcattgtgaAAATCATTCCTATGCCTGTGTATTTCCTATTTTAGTTTCTGAATGGAC
This window encodes:
- the LOC125717469 gene encoding uncharacterized protein LOC125717469, whose product is MDQGASDLCVLESVVQALEDERAELEEKLETEFETSERQKIEERIGEIHADIEIQRVGILKSSSQNEQEVRRSEREKRPTEKMLELRKADIIKRERRFMFIYVNFKAEAQLIRTKLKQECSKVELSDMIVPIENYESRLKQEYERLRALTTPSQDIRRRMDSCTSATTELIALLKGRHAEVGTKEFDAEAAKAALFHLLQREDARSIYGSTVSRAGVSSQQGSQVSVKKAEAAARLASKRAEINREKEISAQRMEILAQQERLKRLEDQRDLEVMEAEYKVYAEEELRLNSDLGDTGIISTLPSKQPSTQHNSSPCSQDLQDISVPPCKEDKQEMGANDISMVQALKESLATSRLPNPEPFTFTGDPLKFIEWRTCFKALIETSCTNSAHRLFYLKKYISGEALRVLEGTFYRSDEEAYTQAWVSLNKRYGHPFIVQRAFRMKLSTWQRIGPRESVKLREFSDFLIACKNAMPHVQGLQVLDDCEENQKLLQKLPDWVTTRWNRFVTKVLDEGKPYPGFTEFSDFVAEEARIACNPISSLHALKGTDQKPAKEQKRFQSNTLMTALNKSQKAQPNPHNLNALGNSAQDNPSGIQNKGQIKCVCCQKNHFIYKCDKFATMPRDEKKRFVIDNKMCFACLRVGHVSKNCKKKATCNICRQCHPTPLHEERPQGRKPEASEQEQENSVALCNVKGDACDRTSMTVPVWISCVGKNCTETLVYALLDTQSSNTFIDQEVCHNIQADTEPIVLKLSTMTNRGSRVNCQRATGLRVRGYYSQEYIELPPAYTREYIPLEQNSIPTCETAKRWNHLLCISSEIPDLLNCPVGLLIGYDCSRALKPRQVISGEEFEPYAVKTDLGWSIVGSKTSHNSSRDVTGLCHRISVKELPSIAPTSIIKALEMDFLDTTSREKTVSQEDMQFLHLLSEKIQHNKEGHLEMPLPFRVRPQLPNNRQLAMVRLKHLKRKMMKSSKYKEDYLKFMNSMFHDGDAEEVGDAPEEAITWYIPHHGVYHPRKPEKIRVVFDCSAKFEGTSLNEHLLTGPDLNNALTGVLCRFREHQIAIVCDIEKMFHRFHVSPQDRDFLRFLWWENGNIEGELKEYRMRVHIFGAASSPGCANFAMKHLATKYEKEYPLAASFILQNFYVDDGLISIDTAEQAIQLVHDVQKVFVKGKLHLHKFVSNSREVLDSIPESERASIVRDVDLNYNELPMQSVLGVKWNVETDTFSFNVVLSGRSATRRGILSAVASIFDPLGFLSPFILTGKRILQEMCKRGVGWDEPLPPELKPKWENWLQDLENLQQIQIPRCVIPKNIGIIQKIELHHFSDASTEGYGQCSYIRIVTDEQVHCALIMGKARVVPSKVVSIPRLELTAATVSAAVSSILREELTLKIDQEFFWTDSKVVLGYIKNEAKRFHVFVANRVQRIRDSTDPGQWFYVDTSQNPADHASRGLTVAGLLNSIWLTGPTFLWERELAIREASPELLVGDPEVKVLKTDAFMKDSFFGRLSRISDWNTALNVIARIQRWPKKDRTGPITVEEREKAAHALIRATQRENFEEVFKLFSQRSANLPKTHKLYQLDPIIENGLLRVGGRLRKSSASFDSKHPIILPKEGFVTQLILDNCHKNTQHQGRGQTLNQLRACGYWTISASKVVAKHIKHCVTCRKARGQTEEQRMADLPVDRVEPSPPFTYTGMDCFGPFYTKQGRKEFKRYGLLFTCLSLRAIHLEMLEDLTTDAFLNALRCFIAIRGTVRQIRSDQGTNFVGAKNELERGLMELDKERISIYLARKQCDFLMNVPEASHTGGVWERQIRTVRSVMITVLAQAKGRLDDTSLRTFFYEAMAIVNSRPLTTNTLNDPRSMEPLTPNHLLTMKSSVPLPPPGTFVREDLYARKRWRRVQYLSEQFWSRWRKEYLANISLRQQWHVPRRNVQVGDVVIVKEDNIPRNEWKIARVVEASADDDGLVRKVKVQIGQSNLGKKGERLIQPSFLSRPVQKIVVLVENNS